In one window of uncultured Acetobacteroides sp. DNA:
- a CDS encoding RDD family protein yields MKNTVLVILLFFKRGSFFGRLIVGAVAVSLLFFIFIPDIWFGVSVKNPKRLSIEEICTTPADKLPLYFIVDKAQPLKVMQNLSQHEADSLLGKVGDLPAELLVGYKSYSYLVETRIKNSDTTFSGIYYPVYSEKQVHSKPNALASDLVSHVIIHDTNVGERDLDNDKYFKDSLFQISGKFDGVTIGDEPYKLLTSSGFNISRKAIVLDKGSQPLSITSAALLILFDVILVLLLALSLLPLVLLFRIFKVEPADDADQNPMSTANAANTVRTPANTVADLTPASTGKRVGAFAIDIALINIVLFTVFASFNHLLVFEVLALVYFVACDILLKGSSLGKYILSVQVSAYEDGEALTMPKVIIRNVVKALCGLMPLIYLIAFLNEDRQALHDKAAGSIVVDRVDPLR; encoded by the coding sequence ATGAAGAACACAGTTTTAGTGATTTTGCTTTTCTTTAAGAGGGGAAGCTTTTTTGGCAGGTTGATTGTTGGGGCAGTAGCGGTTAGTCTACTCTTCTTTATTTTTATACCCGACATTTGGTTTGGTGTTTCGGTTAAGAATCCTAAGAGGTTGTCCATTGAGGAGATTTGTACTACACCGGCGGATAAGCTGCCTCTCTACTTTATTGTTGATAAGGCGCAACCGCTTAAGGTTATGCAGAACCTATCTCAGCATGAAGCCGATTCCTTGCTGGGTAAAGTAGGAGATCTGCCCGCAGAACTATTGGTTGGCTATAAGAGCTACAGCTATCTGGTGGAGACCCGAATTAAGAATAGCGATACCACATTTTCGGGCATATACTATCCGGTTTATTCCGAGAAGCAGGTTCACAGCAAGCCCAATGCATTAGCGTCCGATTTGGTGTCGCATGTTATCATCCACGATACCAATGTTGGCGAGCGCGACCTCGATAACGACAAGTACTTTAAGGATTCGCTATTCCAGATCAGCGGCAAGTTCGACGGCGTAACCATCGGCGACGAGCCCTACAAGTTGCTAACCAGTAGTGGATTCAATATTAGCCGGAAGGCTATCGTGCTCGATAAGGGATCGCAACCGTTGTCTATTACCAGCGCTGCACTGCTGATATTGTTCGATGTTATACTTGTGCTGTTGCTTGCGCTGTCGTTGCTGCCGCTTGTCCTGCTATTTAGGATATTTAAGGTTGAACCCGCCGATGATGCCGATCAGAATCCGATGAGCACCGCTAATGCTGCGAATACGGTACGTACCCCAGCAAATACGGTAGCTGATCTTACCCCAGCAAGTACCGGGAAGCGAGTTGGTGCCTTTGCTATTGATATCGCACTAATCAACATCGTACTATTTACCGTATTTGCATCGTTCAATCATCTATTGGTATTCGAAGTGCTGGCGCTCGTATACTTTGTGGCATGCGATATCTTGTTGAAGGGGTCTTCGCTAGGCAAGTATATACTGTCCGTACAGGTGTCAGCTTACGAAGATGGAGAAGCCCTCACCATGCCTAAGGTTATTATTAGAAATGTAGTAAAGGCATTATGCGGGCTTATGCCGTTGATATATCTGATCGCATTCTTAAACGAGGATAGGCAAGCCCTGCACGACAAAGCAGCCGGCTCGATTGTTGTCGATCGGGTAGATCCGCTTCGTTAG
- the nadB gene encoding L-aspartate oxidase, protein MNREADFLVVGTGIGGLSFALKAAEYGKVIIISKTAIDETNTSYAQGGIASVMYEPDNFEKHIQDTLVAGAGICDNDVVKMVVTEAPQQIRQLINWGVKFDKDDTGKYDLNREGGHSEHRILHHKDNTGAEVQHRLSAAVRAHKNITVLENHFAVEILTQHHLGHLVKRTMNGTKCYGAYVLDLKTQLVHTFLAKVTVLATGGTGNAYHTTTNPPIATGDGIAMVHRAKGIIENMEFIQFHPTSLYNPGERPSYLITEAMRGYGAILRTIDGKEFMQKYDKRGSLAPRDIVARAIDNEMKQRGDDFVYLDVTHKDPELTKYHFPNIYKKCLSIDIDITKDYIPVVPAAHYLCGGIKVDMNGETTINNLYAVGECSCTGLHGANRLASNSLIEAIVYAEKAFRDALSKINDIQLNADIPNWDHGGTTHNEEMVLITQSYKEMQQIMSNYVGIVRSNLRLERALKRLGTIYQETEELYKKSILTQNLCELRNLVAVGYLIIKHAKAMRESVGLHYSLDYPSNKTGYEF, encoded by the coding sequence ATGAATAGAGAAGCGGACTTTCTTGTAGTAGGCACCGGCATTGGTGGGCTCAGCTTTGCCCTAAAAGCAGCCGAATACGGAAAGGTAATTATCATCTCCAAGACAGCCATTGACGAAACCAACACCAGCTATGCCCAGGGCGGCATTGCCTCGGTGATGTACGAACCCGATAATTTCGAGAAGCATATTCAGGATACCCTAGTTGCAGGCGCTGGAATCTGCGACAACGACGTTGTAAAGATGGTGGTCACCGAGGCGCCACAGCAGATCAGGCAGCTGATCAACTGGGGCGTTAAATTTGACAAGGACGACACCGGGAAATACGACCTCAACCGCGAGGGTGGGCACTCCGAGCACCGCATTCTTCACCATAAGGACAACACCGGAGCAGAGGTGCAGCATAGGCTATCGGCTGCCGTTCGCGCCCACAAGAACATTACGGTGCTCGAAAACCACTTTGCGGTGGAAATTCTCACCCAGCACCACCTCGGACACCTGGTAAAGCGCACCATGAACGGCACCAAGTGCTACGGCGCCTACGTGCTCGACCTAAAGACGCAGCTCGTTCACACCTTTTTGGCGAAGGTTACCGTGCTGGCAACCGGCGGAACGGGCAACGCCTACCATACCACCACCAATCCACCGATAGCCACCGGCGATGGAATTGCAATGGTGCACCGTGCGAAGGGGATCATCGAGAATATGGAGTTCATCCAGTTCCATCCCACCTCGCTCTACAACCCTGGCGAACGCCCTTCGTACCTCATCACCGAGGCGATGCGCGGCTACGGAGCCATCCTCCGCACCATCGATGGCAAGGAGTTCATGCAGAAGTACGACAAGCGCGGCAGCTTGGCGCCCCGCGACATCGTGGCGCGCGCCATCGACAACGAGATGAAGCAGCGCGGCGACGATTTTGTCTACCTCGACGTAACCCACAAGGATCCCGAGCTCACCAAGTACCACTTCCCGAACATCTACAAGAAGTGCTTATCCATCGATATCGACATCACGAAGGATTATATCCCAGTTGTACCGGCTGCGCACTACCTCTGCGGCGGCATTAAGGTGGATATGAACGGCGAAACCACCATCAACAACCTGTACGCGGTGGGCGAATGCTCGTGCACGGGGCTTCACGGCGCCAACCGACTTGCATCCAACTCGCTAATTGAGGCGATTGTGTACGCCGAGAAGGCTTTCCGCGATGCGCTAAGCAAGATTAACGACATACAGCTGAATGCCGACATCCCCAACTGGGATCATGGCGGAACAACGCACAACGAGGAGATGGTGCTCATCACCCAAAGCTACAAGGAAATGCAGCAGATCATGAGCAACTACGTGGGCATCGTACGCTCGAACCTGCGCTTAGAGCGTGCGCTAAAGCGCCTCGGCACCATTTACCAGGAGACGGAAGAGCTTTACAAGAAGTCGATCCTCACGCAGAACCTCTGCGAGCTGCGCAACCTGGTTGCCGTCGGCTACCTCATCATTAAGCACGCCAAGGCAATGCGCGAGAGCGTCGGGCTGCACTACTCACTCGACTATCCAAGCAACAAAACCGGCTACGAATTTTAA
- a CDS encoding 4-hydroxy-3-methylbut-2-enyl diphosphate reductase, protein MVVTVDEKSGFCFGVTNAIGKAEEILDTEDQLLCLGEIVHNDVEVNRLTTKGLTTINHDELKVLSNRKVLFRAHGEPPSTYEIAKANGLQVIDASCPVVLKLQERIKRSYNELLPANGQIVIFGKKGHAEVNGLVGQTNSTAIVVEGLNDLDAIDFTRPIRLYSQTTKSIEGFKALKAEIEKRCTAKVEGVEPFKAYDTICRQVANRQPQLMEFSKSNDVIIFVSGKKSSNGKVLFETCMSQNKRTFMVEDESEIDATWFENANSVGVCGATSTPRWLMERVAQHIRENIRA, encoded by the coding sequence ATGGTGGTAACGGTAGATGAAAAGTCGGGGTTTTGCTTCGGGGTAACCAACGCAATTGGTAAAGCCGAAGAGATTCTCGACACCGAAGACCAACTCTTGTGCCTTGGCGAAATAGTCCACAACGACGTGGAGGTAAATCGCCTTACCACAAAGGGGCTAACCACCATCAACCACGACGAGCTAAAGGTCTTGAGCAACCGTAAGGTGCTGTTTCGCGCCCACGGCGAGCCACCATCAACCTACGAAATAGCCAAGGCAAACGGGCTGCAGGTGATAGACGCCTCGTGTCCGGTGGTGCTTAAGCTTCAGGAGCGAATCAAGCGCAGCTACAACGAGCTGCTACCTGCCAATGGTCAGATTGTGATCTTTGGAAAGAAGGGGCACGCCGAGGTTAACGGGCTGGTTGGTCAAACCAACAGCACCGCAATCGTGGTGGAAGGGCTGAACGACCTCGATGCAATCGACTTCACGCGCCCAATTCGCCTATACTCGCAAACCACCAAAAGCATCGAAGGCTTTAAGGCGCTGAAAGCCGAGATCGAAAAGCGCTGCACCGCAAAGGTTGAAGGCGTCGAACCATTCAAAGCCTACGACACCATTTGCCGACAGGTAGCCAACCGTCAGCCACAGCTGATGGAATTCTCGAAGAGCAACGATGTAATCATCTTTGTTAGTGGAAAGAAGAGTTCTAACGGAAAGGTGCTATTCGAAACCTGTATGTCGCAAAATAAGCGTACCTTCATGGTGGAAGATGAGAGCGAAATCGACGCAACCTGGTTCGAGAACGCCAATAGCGTGGGCGTATGCGGAGCAACATCTACCCCCCGCTGGCTGATGGAAAGGGTTGCCCAACACATAAGAGAGAACATAAGAGCATAA
- a CDS encoding HD domain-containing protein: MEDILRSDSDSLTGKTAEYVRGLLVGEGSGHDWWHIYRVWKMSVRIAQEENANLLVVELAALLHDIADWKFHDGDEEVGPAKARAWLQSLMADEDVIAHVCQIVRDISYKGAGVATPMPTIEGQVVQDADRLDAVGAIGIARTFAYGGSKARAMYDPEQNPVLHQSFEQYKKGNGSTINHFYEKLLLLKERMNTATAKRLAQHRHRVMEEFLDEFYLEWEGEK, encoded by the coding sequence ATGGAAGACATTTTACGATCGGATAGCGATAGCCTTACTGGTAAAACCGCCGAATACGTGCGCGGCTTGCTCGTTGGCGAAGGCTCGGGGCACGATTGGTGGCACATCTATAGGGTTTGGAAGATGTCGGTTCGTATTGCCCAAGAGGAAAACGCCAACCTGCTGGTGGTGGAGCTTGCCGCCCTGCTGCACGACATCGCCGACTGGAAGTTCCATGATGGCGACGAGGAGGTGGGCCCTGCAAAAGCGCGGGCATGGCTCCAGAGCCTGATGGCGGACGAGGACGTTATCGCGCATGTTTGCCAGATAGTACGCGATATCTCGTACAAGGGTGCGGGTGTTGCCACTCCTATGCCTACCATTGAGGGGCAGGTGGTGCAGGATGCCGATAGGCTCGATGCCGTTGGTGCCATTGGCATTGCGCGGACGTTCGCCTACGGCGGTAGCAAGGCGCGCGCAATGTACGATCCCGAGCAGAATCCGGTGCTACACCAGTCGTTCGAGCAGTATAAGAAGGGCAATGGCAGCACCATCAACCACTTTTACGAGAAGCTGCTGCTGCTTAAGGAGCGAATGAATACCGCAACCGCAAAAAGGTTGGCGCAGCACCGTCATCGGGTGATGGAGGAGTTTCTAGATGAGTTCTACCTGGAGTGGGAGGGCGAGAAGTAA
- a CDS encoding DUF805 domain-containing protein gives MRSLFSFKGRIRRSDYWVYFIFCNGINWLLVEVTNNSLNGLLIYYALFIPLVWIFFAQGTRRSHDIGDTGLLQILPWHYLSLLFKEGNKGSNEYGKNPKSEDNKK, from the coding sequence ATGCGAAGTTTGTTTTCTTTTAAAGGTAGAATAAGACGTTCTGACTATTGGGTGTATTTTATCTTTTGTAATGGAATTAATTGGTTGCTTGTTGAAGTTACAAATAATAGTCTCAACGGACTTCTAATTTATTATGCATTATTTATTCCGTTAGTTTGGATATTTTTTGCTCAAGGCACAAGGCGTTCTCACGATATAGGGGATACTGGTTTACTTCAAATATTACCATGGCATTATTTATCATTACTTTTTAAAGAGGGGAATAAGGGGTCTAATGAATATGGAAAAAATCCAAAATCAGAAGATAACAAAAAGTGA
- a CDS encoding RDD family protein, translated as MIIYGTKSIGNVVKSGKFHCPNCKREQNYRLKRYKRYFHLFFIPLFSTADLGDELECCYCHTSYVPGSMLNEDEYTPQNPHGTVKAANPIGLTAANSGKRVGAFAIDVVLIYILYSVFSSFNYWFFFEILAFIYFVACDILLKGSSLGKLLLSMKVSDYEDDNMLTMPKVIIRNVIKTLSGFLPLLYLIAFLNEDRQALHDKAISSIVVDRIN; from the coding sequence ATGATAATTTATGGAACCAAATCGATTGGGAATGTTGTTAAATCAGGTAAATTTCATTGTCCAAACTGTAAGCGAGAGCAGAACTATAGGCTAAAACGCTACAAAAGGTACTTTCATCTATTCTTTATACCATTATTTTCGACAGCCGATTTAGGAGATGAACTGGAGTGTTGCTATTGCCATACATCTTACGTACCAGGTTCAATGCTCAATGAGGATGAATATACGCCTCAAAATCCACATGGCACAGTAAAGGCAGCTAATCCAATAGGACTTACCGCTGCAAATTCAGGGAAACGAGTTGGTGCTTTTGCTATTGATGTAGTACTTATTTACATCTTATATTCAGTATTCTCATCGTTCAACTATTGGTTCTTCTTCGAAATATTGGCATTTATATACTTTGTGGCATGCGACATCTTGTTGAAAGGCTCTTCGCTAGGTAAGCTGCTATTGTCAATGAAGGTCTCAGATTACGAGGATGATAATATGCTTACTATGCCTAAGGTTATTATTAGAAATGTGATAAAGACATTAAGCGGATTTCTTCCATTGTTGTATCTGATTGCATTTTTAAACGAGGATAGGCAAGCCCTGCACGACAAAGCAATTAGCTCGATTGTAGTTGATAGAATAAATTAG
- the pfkA gene encoding 6-phosphofructokinase has translation MAKIKKLAVLTSGGDAPGMNVAIRAVVRTAIYHGIEVVGVMEGYAGMIDNNFRPMQSRDVSDIIAKGGTILKTARCEEFRTKEGRAKAYENAKALGIDALVVIGGDGSFSGAKLFSEEFDIPTVGIPGTIDNDLFGTDSTIGYDTALNTVVSAIDKIRDTATSHKRVFFVEVMGRDAGFLALRSGIGSGAEAILIPEVHTPYDKLKQFLNDKTKGHKSSSIVIVAEGAEGMKEGGVFKLAERVNEDYPELDIRVSVLGHMQRGGAPSAFDRVLASQLGEAAVVALLDDQKSIMVGIQNSKISHVPFNQAIKNKKNVNLDLLKLSEILSI, from the coding sequence ATGGCAAAGATCAAAAAACTTGCAGTTCTTACCTCTGGAGGCGATGCCCCAGGGATGAACGTGGCTATCCGTGCGGTAGTTCGTACTGCCATTTATCACGGTATTGAGGTTGTTGGAGTAATGGAAGGCTACGCCGGCATGATCGACAACAACTTCCGTCCTATGCAGTCTCGGGATGTTAGTGATATCATCGCTAAGGGTGGTACCATCCTTAAAACTGCCCGTTGTGAGGAGTTTCGCACCAAGGAAGGTAGAGCAAAAGCTTACGAAAATGCAAAAGCACTAGGCATCGACGCACTTGTCGTTATCGGTGGCGACGGTAGCTTCTCGGGAGCAAAGCTTTTCTCCGAAGAATTTGACATTCCAACCGTAGGTATCCCCGGAACCATCGACAACGACCTATTCGGAACCGATTCTACTATTGGATACGACACTGCGCTCAACACCGTTGTTAGCGCAATTGACAAAATCCGCGATACCGCAACCTCACACAAGCGCGTTTTCTTTGTTGAAGTAATGGGTCGCGATGCAGGATTCCTTGCACTTCGCAGCGGAATTGGTTCGGGAGCAGAAGCAATCCTAATTCCAGAGGTTCACACCCCATACGACAAGCTAAAGCAATTCCTCAACGATAAAACCAAAGGGCACAAGAGCAGCTCCATCGTTATCGTTGCCGAAGGTGCCGAGGGAATGAAGGAAGGCGGCGTATTTAAGCTAGCCGAGCGCGTTAACGAGGACTACCCTGAACTTGATATCCGCGTTTCTGTACTTGGTCACATGCAGCGTGGCGGTGCTCCATCGGCATTCGACCGCGTACTCGCCAGCCAGCTTGGCGAAGCAGCCGTTGTTGCGCTACTCGACGATCAAAAGTCGATTATGGTTGGTATCCAAAACAGCAAGATTTCGCACGTACCATTCAACCAGGCGATCAAGAACAAGAAGAACGTTAACCTCGACCTGCTTAAGCTATCCGAAATTCTTTCGATCTAG
- a CDS encoding family 20 glycosylhydrolase, producing the protein MRKNQESFCTSLKRWSAFAGICTAMLVAGGSLKAQPHKALVPLPVSATYGTESFTINEKTTIFCTKETKREARKLQQMLNPATGYPLKLARKGESNSIRLSIDKRAELPAEGYLLHADSRGISITGADAAGLYWGMQTLRQLLPAQIYQDTKQNSIAWTVGQADIKDYPRFGWRGMMLDCSRQFFSAKVVKQYIDWLAVHKINIFHWHLTDDQGWRIEIKKYPLLTQKGAWRGPNEVLQPAFGSGNNRYGGYYTQKEIKEIVRYAAERHVNILPEIDIPGHSRAVTASYPEALCQTSDTSLSVQGEKQNVWCAGREENFRMLDDIFGEVARLFPFAYIHIGGDEVNKNYWSSCPRDQQLMREKGMTSVDQIQNYFIRRIQAIITQKGKKMLGWNEILEGGKLDSETGVLAWTGVKAGIEAAQKGHPVVMLPGSYCYFDMAQARGERGHWWAGIVNLERVYSFDPLNNQQLSAEENSRIFGVQAALWSEYLDQPVRYVEYQSYPRICAIAEVGWTPQAQRQWTDFNQRITSYHFERLANMGIKFRVPPASATFAKGVVAVAEPYAGATILYTTDGSDPTSASPLYSRPFGCSTPELLRTKVYFNDTLQSNTAAGAEPQPFASWDASTIGTEWKTLEYSITDVLYGNDYWQLELRPTKGAKAIEVRNAAIIQNNETIASDTHLSTAGGRNGRPYYHFAIDKFSSQGSYKLRIEVHAKDSADSQGSFILRKSEYTEPEISASTSLKVDEGKSSLANLTDWNRSTSFTAAEAAKDGDYLTFVLKEPTFISKLEVRTGIPPISRYILTDGILEISENGADFTKVSGFTYGIASATIGKKVKSIRVRAVGKQPDPFIAVQDLMLW; encoded by the coding sequence ATGAGAAAAAACCAAGAGAGCTTCTGTACTTCACTTAAACGATGGAGCGCATTTGCAGGTATCTGTACCGCAATGCTCGTTGCGGGAGGTTCACTAAAGGCTCAGCCGCACAAAGCGCTTGTTCCGCTGCCCGTATCGGCAACGTACGGAACCGAATCGTTTACCATCAACGAAAAAACGACCATCTTCTGCACAAAAGAGACAAAGAGGGAGGCAAGAAAGCTGCAACAAATGCTTAATCCGGCAACGGGCTACCCGCTGAAGCTAGCCAGGAAGGGAGAAAGCAACAGCATTCGCCTTAGCATCGACAAGAGAGCTGAGCTTCCTGCCGAAGGGTACCTTCTCCACGCCGATAGCAGGGGGATCTCCATCACCGGAGCCGACGCTGCGGGGCTATACTGGGGCATGCAGACGCTTCGCCAGCTGCTGCCCGCACAGATTTACCAAGACACCAAGCAAAATAGCATTGCATGGACCGTTGGTCAAGCCGATATCAAGGACTATCCCCGATTCGGATGGCGTGGTATGATGCTCGACTGCTCGCGCCAGTTCTTTAGCGCCAAGGTTGTGAAGCAGTACATCGACTGGCTGGCGGTACATAAGATCAACATCTTCCACTGGCACCTTACCGACGATCAGGGTTGGAGAATCGAAATAAAGAAGTACCCGCTGCTAACCCAGAAGGGCGCATGGCGCGGACCAAACGAGGTGCTGCAACCCGCTTTTGGCTCGGGCAACAACCGATATGGCGGCTACTACACCCAAAAGGAGATCAAGGAGATCGTTCGGTACGCAGCCGAACGCCACGTTAACATCCTTCCAGAGATAGATATCCCCGGGCATAGCCGCGCAGTAACCGCGTCGTACCCCGAGGCGCTCTGCCAAACGAGCGATACCAGCCTGAGCGTGCAGGGCGAAAAGCAAAACGTGTGGTGCGCCGGACGCGAGGAGAACTTTAGGATGCTCGACGACATCTTCGGCGAGGTGGCAAGGCTATTCCCATTCGCCTACATCCACATTGGCGGCGACGAGGTTAACAAAAACTACTGGAGCAGCTGCCCAAGAGATCAGCAGCTGATGAGGGAGAAGGGCATGACCTCTGTTGATCAGATCCAAAACTACTTCATCAGGCGTATTCAGGCCATCATCACCCAAAAGGGCAAGAAGATGCTGGGCTGGAACGAGATTTTGGAGGGCGGAAAACTGGATAGCGAAACGGGCGTGTTGGCCTGGACGGGCGTAAAAGCTGGCATCGAAGCGGCACAGAAGGGCCATCCGGTGGTGATGCTCCCCGGATCGTACTGCTACTTCGACATGGCGCAGGCGCGCGGCGAACGCGGACACTGGTGGGCTGGGATTGTCAACCTCGAAAGGGTTTACTCCTTCGATCCGCTCAATAACCAGCAGCTATCGGCCGAAGAGAACAGCCGCATCTTTGGCGTTCAAGCGGCGCTTTGGTCGGAATACCTCGATCAGCCCGTACGCTACGTGGAGTACCAGTCGTATCCACGCATCTGCGCCATTGCCGAGGTGGGCTGGACACCACAGGCGCAGCGCCAATGGACAGACTTCAACCAAAGAATTACCAGCTACCACTTCGAACGTCTGGCAAATATGGGCATCAAGTTCCGCGTTCCACCGGCATCAGCGACATTCGCCAAAGGAGTGGTAGCGGTTGCCGAACCCTATGCAGGTGCAACGATTCTCTACACCACCGATGGAAGCGATCCAACTAGCGCATCGCCGCTGTACAGCCGACCTTTCGGCTGCTCGACCCCCGAATTGCTTCGCACAAAGGTTTACTTCAACGATACCCTACAGAGCAACACCGCTGCTGGAGCCGAACCTCAACCTTTTGCATCGTGGGATGCATCGACCATAGGCACCGAATGGAAGACCTTAGAGTACTCCATTACCGATGTGCTCTACGGCAACGACTACTGGCAGCTGGAACTTCGACCAACAAAGGGGGCCAAAGCGATAGAGGTACGCAATGCCGCCATCATCCAAAACAACGAGACGATAGCCTCGGATACCCATCTATCCACTGCTGGAGGCCGAAATGGACGACCTTACTACCACTTTGCCATCGACAAATTCAGCAGTCAAGGCAGCTACAAGCTAAGAATAGAGGTACATGCAAAGGATAGCGCCGATAGCCAGGGCAGCTTCATCCTCCGAAAAAGCGAGTATACCGAACCTGAGATCAGCGCGAGCACCAGCCTTAAGGTAGACGAGGGCAAAAGCTCGCTGGCCAACCTTACCGATTGGAACAGAAGCACCAGCTTTACCGCTGCCGAAGCAGCAAAAGATGGCGACTACCTGACCTTCGTGCTCAAGGAGCCAACGTTTATAAGCAAGCTGGAGGTGCGCACCGGGATTCCACCAATATCGCGCTACATCCTCACCGATGGAATCCTAGAAATATCGGAAAATGGAGCCGACTTTACCAAGGTTTCGGGCTTTACCTACGGTATTGCCAGCGCTACCATCGGCAAAAAGGTGAAGAGCATCCGCGTAAGAGCCGTTGGCAAGCAGCCCGACCCGTTTATTGCCGTGCAGGATTTGATGCTGTGGTAG
- a CDS encoding carboxypeptidase-like regulatory domain-containing protein — translation METSKEKMKVIGTRCTIIAGSEEAKDNAEVQAIAADIVKTVNSTKELHFSIRLKNDELLSTKKETKKWAALAVNGAVNALLMLESLKPTAEANPKKLATKSNFMAMKRPAFLEQTKIIGNQLKEKSSELLARGYKQAQIDEVTTNAQKMQLSIDKETALGVELSLLRNKCKALEPTINSKFNTLNSIVTVNQALMPTLYKDYFAVKQSKTKTAHMTITGYVTCEGKPLPNASIKIFSTEEVKKKSVRRTAAASDTTTVEKVVAEKLSNVNGEFATDKLKAGKYRGRITKNGLTVADVTLFVNPKEVTRIDIALDKLESTNN, via the coding sequence ATGGAAACATCCAAAGAAAAGATGAAGGTAATCGGTACCCGGTGTACCATTATCGCTGGGTCGGAGGAGGCAAAAGACAATGCAGAAGTTCAAGCCATTGCCGCCGACATCGTAAAAACCGTAAACAGCACAAAAGAGCTCCACTTTTCGATACGGCTAAAGAACGACGAGCTGCTATCGACCAAGAAGGAGACGAAGAAATGGGCTGCACTCGCTGTTAACGGTGCAGTAAACGCGCTGCTCATGCTCGAATCGCTGAAGCCAACAGCGGAGGCCAACCCCAAAAAGCTAGCTACAAAAAGCAACTTTATGGCGATGAAGCGTCCGGCATTCCTGGAGCAGACCAAAATAATCGGCAACCAGCTGAAGGAAAAGAGCAGCGAGCTGCTGGCACGCGGCTACAAGCAGGCGCAAATCGACGAGGTGACCACCAATGCGCAGAAGATGCAGCTGTCAATCGACAAGGAAACCGCCCTAGGGGTGGAGCTTAGCCTGCTGCGCAACAAGTGCAAGGCGCTAGAGCCAACCATCAACAGCAAGTTTAACACGCTTAACTCGATAGTAACGGTAAACCAGGCGCTGATGCCAACGCTCTACAAGGATTACTTTGCGGTTAAGCAGTCCAAGACGAAGACTGCGCACATGACCATCACCGGATACGTCACCTGCGAGGGGAAGCCGCTCCCCAATGCGAGCATTAAGATATTCTCTACCGAAGAGGTTAAGAAAAAATCGGTGAGGAGGACGGCTGCTGCAAGCGACACCACAACGGTTGAGAAGGTGGTTGCCGAGAAACTGAGCAACGTCAATGGCGAATTTGCAACGGATAAGCTGAAGGCGGGGAAGTACAGGGGGCGCATCACCAAGAACGGGCTCACGGTGGCCGATGTTACCCTATTCGTAAACCCCAAAGAGGTGACGCGGATAGACATTGCGCTGGACAAGCTGGAGTCAACCAATAACTAG
- the cmk gene encoding (d)CMP kinase — MSNRKVVIAVDGYSSCGKSTFAKAIAKRLGYAYIDSGAMYRATTLYGLQNGMFDANGVLNAQKLIAALPLINITFRFNGEKQRNETFLNGVCVEDEIRTIAVADKVSHVAEIGEVREQMVLLQQQMGKEKGIVMDGRDIGTVVFPDAEFKIFMTADPAIRAQRRYDELKAKGEEVDINEVEENIRKRDYIDENREVSPLRRANDAHILDNSHMTVEEQMVWVEEHLNRIVSN; from the coding sequence ATGAGCAATAGAAAGGTTGTAATCGCTGTCGACGGTTACTCATCGTGCGGAAAGAGCACGTTTGCAAAGGCAATTGCCAAAAGGCTAGGCTACGCCTACATCGATAGCGGTGCAATGTATAGGGCAACTACATTATATGGACTACAGAACGGCATGTTCGATGCCAACGGCGTTCTAAACGCGCAGAAGCTCATAGCAGCCCTACCGCTCATCAACATTACCTTCCGCTTTAACGGCGAAAAGCAGCGAAACGAGACGTTTCTCAACGGAGTATGCGTTGAAGACGAGATTCGCACCATTGCCGTAGCCGATAAGGTGAGCCACGTAGCCGAAATCGGCGAGGTTCGCGAGCAGATGGTTCTTCTGCAGCAGCAGATGGGCAAGGAAAAGGGTATTGTTATGGATGGACGCGACATTGGAACCGTAGTTTTCCCCGATGCCGAGTTCAAAATCTTCATGACAGCTGATCCTGCCATACGCGCCCAACGCCGTTACGACGAGCTGAAGGCAAAAGGCGAAGAGGTTGACATTAACGAGGTGGAGGAGAACATCCGCAAGCGCGACTACATCGACGAAAACCGCGAGGTAAGCCCCCTTAGAAGAGCCAACGACGCCCATATACTCGACAACAGCCACATGACCGTAGAGGAGCAGATGGTATGGGTCGAGGAGCACTTAAACAGAATAGTGAGCAACTAA